Proteins encoded by one window of Planktothrix serta PCC 8927:
- a CDS encoding patatin-like phospholipase family protein, with protein MSQFTRILALDGGGLRAIMSAEVLKYVEQKLQDFTGNSDARIADYFDLIAGTSAGGILTALYLCPDAENPLRPRCSAQEVYDFFRYKSSQIFYPFFNDSFQKVGELFNEKYSYQKFNQVMGDFFKDIKLSELLKPCLITSYEIERREAHFFTQHDAKLNPKDDYLIRDVLRATSAAPTFFEVAQIHALNQEVYTCIDGGVFANNPALCAYAEARHKFNQDFNLDHRYETGPTAKEMVILSLGTGEVKKKYPYQEAKDWGKLKWLDPLFDIIMTGVAETVDYQMKQIFDTTGKPEHYLRINTVLSDRRTLPMDDPSEVNLKAISQLGQQLTEQYRQSLDQWIQLLLV; from the coding sequence ATGTCACAATTTACTCGAATTCTTGCTCTTGATGGCGGGGGACTACGAGCAATCATGTCCGCCGAGGTATTAAAGTATGTTGAGCAGAAATTACAGGATTTTACAGGAAATTCTGATGCTAGAATTGCCGATTATTTTGATTTAATTGCGGGAACCAGTGCTGGAGGAATATTAACCGCTCTTTATCTTTGCCCTGATGCCGAAAATCCTTTAAGACCTCGGTGTTCTGCCCAAGAAGTTTATGATTTTTTTCGATATAAATCCAGCCAAATCTTTTATCCTTTCTTTAATGATTCCTTCCAAAAAGTCGGGGAATTATTTAATGAAAAATACTCCTATCAAAAATTTAATCAGGTGATGGGTGATTTTTTTAAAGATATTAAATTGAGTGAACTACTTAAACCTTGTCTGATTACTTCCTATGAAATAGAAAGACGAGAAGCCCACTTTTTTACCCAACATGATGCTAAATTAAACCCAAAAGATGATTATTTAATTCGAGATGTTCTCCGGGCTACCTCTGCCGCCCCAACGTTTTTTGAAGTGGCTCAAATTCACGCTCTAAACCAGGAGGTTTATACTTGTATTGATGGGGGAGTCTTTGCTAATAATCCGGCTCTCTGTGCCTACGCAGAAGCCCGCCATAAATTTAATCAAGACTTTAATCTCGATCATCGCTATGAAACAGGCCCAACGGCTAAAGAAATGGTGATTTTATCATTAGGAACAGGGGAGGTTAAAAAGAAATATCCTTATCAGGAAGCAAAAGATTGGGGAAAATTAAAATGGCTTGATCCGCTATTTGATATTATTATGACTGGGGTAGCGGAAACCGTTGATTATCAAATGAAACAAATCTTTGATACGACGGGTAAACCGGAACATTATTTACGAATTAATACGGTTTTGAGCGATCGCAGAACCTTACCAATGGATGATCCTTCAGAAGTTAATCTCAAGGCAATTAGTCAATTAGGGCAACAATTAACAGAACAATATCGTCAATCGTTAGATCAGTGGATTCAACTACTTTTAGTTTAA
- a CDS encoding RnfABCDGE type electron transport complex subunit D, producing the protein MFKDARNAQILFLSMFLLLGIGTRDWTLRPDFILVIGLSCLLTQWFFSSLSSFYIHKKFTFLSPEFLASWRSALITTLGLCLLLRGNHWTTLALAGCCAIASKFIFQSQGKHFFNPANFGMIIAITLTADAWVSPGQWGTDSWYFLLFLATGGIILKKVGRWDTSAAFLITYTGLEAWRNFSLGWSWDVYSHQLMSGSLLLFAFFMITDPRSIPNAPLSRILWAMLIAGLTFILQHQFFISTALFWSLFALSPLTIIFDQVFQASRFSWSEKYLKSLPSSPVF; encoded by the coding sequence ATGTTTAAAGATGCTCGGAATGCTCAAATTTTATTTTTGTCGATGTTTTTGCTATTGGGTATTGGAACCAGAGATTGGACATTACGACCCGATTTTATCCTGGTAATCGGATTAAGTTGTTTATTGACTCAATGGTTTTTTTCTTCCCTTTCCTCCTTCTATATTCACAAAAAATTTACCTTTTTATCCCCAGAATTTTTAGCCTCTTGGCGCAGTGCTTTAATTACCACATTAGGGTTGTGTTTACTACTGCGAGGAAACCATTGGACAACCTTAGCCTTAGCGGGATGTTGTGCGATCGCCAGTAAATTTATCTTTCAATCTCAAGGAAAACATTTTTTTAATCCCGCTAATTTTGGGATGATTATTGCTATCACGTTAACAGCCGATGCTTGGGTTTCCCCCGGACAATGGGGAACGGATTCTTGGTATTTTCTTCTATTTTTAGCAACCGGAGGAATTATTCTTAAAAAAGTGGGTCGTTGGGATACTTCCGCAGCCTTTTTAATCACTTATACAGGATTAGAAGCTTGGCGAAATTTTAGCTTAGGATGGAGTTGGGATGTTTATAGTCATCAACTGATGAGCGGCAGTTTATTATTGTTTGCCTTTTTTATGATTACCGATCCGCGTTCTATTCCCAATGCTCCCTTAAGCAGAATTTTATGGGCGATGTTAATAGCCGGATTAACCTTTATTTTACAACACCAATTTTTTATCTCAACGGCTCTATTTTGGTCATTGTTTGCCCTGTCTCCCCTGACTATTATATTTGATCAAGTTTTTCAAGCGTCTCGCTTTTCTTGGTCAGAAAAATATCTCAAATCTTTGCCTTCATCTCCTGTTTTTTAG